In one Macaca fascicularis isolate 582-1 chromosome 6, T2T-MFA8v1.1 genomic region, the following are encoded:
- the IL12B gene encoding interleukin-12 subunit beta, giving the protein MCHQQLVISWFSLVFLASPLMAIWELKKDVYVVELDWYPDAPGEMVVLTCDTPEEDGITWTLDQSGEVLGSGKTLTIQVKEFGDAGQYTCHKGGEALSHSLLLLHKKEDGIWSTDVLKDQKEPKNKTFLRCEAKNYSGRFTCWWLTTISTDLTFSVKSSRGSSNPQGVTCGAVTLSAERVRGDNKEYEYSVECQEDSACPAAEERLPIEVMVDAIHKLKYENYTSSFFIRDIIKPDPPKNLQLKPLKNSRQVEVSWEYPDTWSTPHSYFSLTFCIQVQGKSKREKKDRIFTDKTSATVICRKNASFSVQAQDRYYSSSWSEWASVPCS; this is encoded by the exons TTTATGTTGTAGAATTGGACTGGTACCCGGATGCCCCTGGAGAAATGGTGGTCCTCACCTGTGACACCCCTGAAGAAGATGGTATCACCTGGACCTTGGACCAGAGTGGTGAGGTCTTAGGCTCTGGCAAAACCCTGACCATCCAAGTCAAAGAGTTTGGAGATGCTGGCCAGTACACCTGTCACAAAGGAGGCGAGGCTCTAAGCCATTCACTCCTGCTGCTTCACAAAAAGGAAGATGGAATTTGGTCCACTGATGTTTTAAAGGACCAGAAAG AACCCAAAAATAAGACCTTTCTAAGATGCGAGGCCAAAAATTATTCTGGACGTTTCACCTGCTGGTGGCTGACGACAATCAGTACTGATCTGACATTCAGTGTCAAAAGCAGCAGAGG CTCTTCTAACCCCCAAGGGGTGACGTGTGGAGCCGTTACACTCTCTGCAGAGAGGGTCAGAGGGGACAATAAGGAGTATGAGTACTCAGTGGAGTGCCAGGAGGACAGTGCCTGCCCAGCCGCTGAGGAGAGGCTGCCCATTGAGGTCATGGTGGATGCCATTCACAAGCTCAAGTATGAAAACTACACCAGCAGCTTCTTCATCAGGGACATCA TCAAACCCGACCCACCCAAGAACTTGCAGCTGAAGCCATTAAAGAATTCTCGGCAGGTGGAGGTCAGCTGGGAGTACCCTGACACCTGGAGTACTCCACATTCCTACTTCTCCCTGACATTCTGCATCCAGGTCCAgggcaagagcaagagagaaaag AAAGATAGAATCTTCACAGACAAGACCTCAGCCACGGTCATCTGCCGCAAAAATGCCAGCTTTAGCGTGCAGGCCCAGGACCGCTACTATAGCTCATCTTGGAGCGAATGGGCATCTGTGCCCTGCAGTTAG